The Medicago truncatula cultivar Jemalong A17 chromosome 4, MtrunA17r5.0-ANR, whole genome shotgun sequence genome includes a region encoding these proteins:
- the LOC120580028 gene encoding uncharacterized protein, whose translation MRMKNLYKKPITNLRCSSWSRYCSISLVILWTLLILGWILLLHLYSNNNTSLNIIHPPPLPSHFHQLQQVEKENFQIPPPNKKRSPQSKSITPLVDEFLDQDSSLRHVFFPHKTIDPMKTIGKGKNDSYNCYYPGKIWLDTDGNPIQAHGGCILYDENSSTYYWYGEYKDGPTYLHNNKGPARVDIIGVGCYSSKDLWTWKKEGIALAAEKTDKTHDLHKSNVLERPKVIYNEKTRKYVMWMHIDNANYAKASVGIAFSDTPTGPFKYLGSQRPHGYQSRDMTLFKDEDNVAYLIYSSEENNVMHIGPLTEDYLNVTSVMKRIFVGQRREAPAMFKHKGTYYMITSGCTGWAPNEALVHSVGTKCVLQ comes from the exons ATGAGGATGAAGAATCTATACAAGAAACCAATTACTAATTTACGTTGCAGTAGTTGGAGTAGATATTGTTCTATATCACTTGTAATATTATGGACCTTGTTAATCTTAGGATGGATACTTTTGCTTCATCTATATTCCAATAATAACACCTCCTTGAATATCATTCatcctcctcctcttccttctcATTTCCATCAACTCCAACAAGTTGAAAAGGAGAACTTCCAAATCCCCCCACCAAACAAAAAGAGGTCACCTCAAAGCAAATCAATAACACCATTGGTTGATGAATTCTTGGATCAAGATTCATCACTTAGACATGTTTTCTTTCCTCATAAAACAATTGATCCAATGAAGACTATAGGGAAAGGAAAGAATGATAGTTATAATTGCTACTACCCTGGGAAAATTTGGTTGGATACTGATGGAAATCCTATTCAAGCTCATGGAGGGTGCATTCTATATGATGAAAATTCAAGTACTTATTATTGGTATGGTGAATATAAAGATGGCCCTACTTACCTTCATAATAACAAAGGACCTGCTCGG GTGGACATTATAGGAGTTGGTTGCTATTCTTCTAAGGATCTATGGACTTGGAAAAAAGAGGGCATTGCATTAGCAGCAGAGAAAACAGATAAAACACATGATCTACACAAGTCCAATGTGCTTGAGAGACCAAAAGTTATTTACAATGAAAAAACAAGAAAGTATGTGATGTGGATGCATATCGACAACGCCAATTATGCAAAAGCTTCCGTCGGCATAGCATTCAGTGATACTCCTACCGGTCCATTCAAATACCTCGGGAGCCAAAGACCTCATGGATATCAAAGCAGGGACATGACACTTTTCAAAGATGAAGACAATGTTGCATATCTAATATACTCATCTGAAGAAAACAATGTAATGCACATTGGACCCTTGACTGAAGATTATCTCAATGTGACATCTGTTATGAAAAGAATTTTCGTCGGTCAGCGAAGAGAAGCGCCGGCTATGTTCAAACACAAGGGAACATATTACATGATTACATCAGGTTGCACTGGATGGGCACCAAATGAAGCACTTGTTCattctgttggaacaaaatgtgttttacaataa